One Trichoderma atroviride chromosome 7, complete sequence DNA segment encodes these proteins:
- a CDS encoding uncharacterized protein (BUSCO:EOG092D2XUX~TransMembrane:2 (n4-15c21/22o52-74i195-217o)~antiSMASH:Cluster_7.1) encodes MKEIYLAGAAAAFTVDMLVYPLDTLKTRYQSQDFMPKSVTASNSKPLAVRGLYQGIGSVILATLPAAGVFFATYESAKGIFGRHLPVPEPVVHSCASSVAEMASCLVLTPGEVIKQNAQMIRAESAGSSLRNSTSLAAFRRIAGGGNMAGGLFSGYTALVARNLPFTALQFPMFEYARGRLWDKRLRLRKDQTKGVLETGLVAGSSAAMAGALAALVTTPSDVIKTRMMVKVGTGDEKSKVQRHRRGAITVAQDIWREKGFRGFFRGGAFRCAWTAVGSGLYLGMYDAAKLWLGGEEGD; translated from the exons ATGAAGGAAATATATCTG GCCGGTGCCGCAGCGGCATTCACAGTCGACATGCTCGTATATCCTCTCGATACGCTGAAAACGCGCTATCAGAGCCAGGATTTCATGCCCAAGTCCGTAACCGCCTCCAATTCAAAGCCTCTGGCCGTGCGCGGCCTGTACCAAGGGATAGGGAGCGTGATATTGGCTACTCTTCCAGCAG CTGGAGTCTTCTTCGCCACGTATGAAAGCGCAAAGGGCATATTCGGGCGGCATTTGCCTGTGCCTGAGCCCGTGGTCCATTCGTGTGCCTCATCGGTCGCCGAGATGGCATCCTGTCTCGTCCTTACTCCAGGAGAAGTAATAAAGCAGAACGCTCAAATGATACGCGCCGAATCTGCGGGATCAAGTCTGCGCAACTCCACATCGTTGGCGGCGTTCCGTCGCATAGCTGGAGGGGGGAATATGGCAGGGGGTCTGTTTTCGGGATACACAGCGCTGGTGGCACGCAATTTGCCCTTTACGGCGCTCCAATTTCCCATGTTTGAGTACGCAAGAGGGCGTCTATGGGACAAACGGCTGCGTCTTAGAAAGGACCAGACGAAAGGCGTGCTGGAGACGGGCTTGGTAGCCGGATCGAGTGCGGCAATGGCCGGGGCTCTGGCTGCGCTTGTGACAACGCCGAGTGATGTGATTAAGACACGGATGATGGTGAAAGTAGGCActggcgatgagaagagcaaagTTCAGCGGCATCGCAGGGGCGCAATTACAGTTGCGCAAGATATCTGGCGTGAAAAGGGGTTCCGGGGATTCTTTCGTGGAGGAGCGTTTCGCTGTGCTTGGACGGCGGTTGGGAGCGGTTTATATCTCGGCATGTATGATGCCGCCAAATTATGGCTTGGAGGTGAAGAGGGAGACTAG
- a CDS encoding uncharacterized protein (BUSCO:EOG092D310Y~antiSMASH:Cluster_7.1): protein MAMLLRSRFAASPPLRTLYHASSCASRPRQASQNCAYKSMSQALRSYSSAPASSSPKFSYHIAASFIAKDRPYDPSTHVFHFNPYNRIQPPRHRRKSSRPESGHDAFFVSRVNESGSVALGVADGVGGWVDSGVDPADFSHGLCDYMAAVAYEYPSGSDAPLTARKLMQKGYEAVCEDPNVPAGGSTACVAIARPEGVLDVANLGDSGFLQLRLNAVHTSSEPQTHAFNTPFQLSVVPPSVAARMAAFGGSQLCDLPRDADVTHHHLRHGDVLVFATDGVLDNLFNQDILRIASRVMTTSGAWNMAANEAVTVADSLDSLTGAPYESKAADGKTKKAVTLQSLLATELVQAAKQASVNTKRDGPFAKEVKKYYPHENWHGGKVDDICVVIAVVSEDAAGIKSKL from the exons ATGGCCATGTTGCTCCGTAGCAGATTTGCTGCCTCGCCGCCATTGCGAACGCTGTACCACG CCTCCAGCTGCGCGTCTAGACCTCGCCAGGCGTCGCAGAATTGTGCCTATAAATCCATGTCGCAGGCGCTGCGCTCTTATTCCAGCGCTCCTGCGTCCTCGTCTCCCAAATTCTCATATCACATCGCCGCGTCTTTCATCGCAAAGGACCGTCCGTATGACCCGTCCACTCACGTATTCCATTTCAACCCGTACAATCGAATCCAGCCTCCCCGACATCGCCGAAAGTCCTCGCGGCCCGAATCCGGCCATGATGCCTTCTTCGTGAGCCGAGTTAATGAGTCCGGGTCTGTGGCGCTTGGCGTCGCAGACGGAGTGGGCGGCTGGGTGGATTCTGGAGTCGACCCGGCTGACTTCTCACACGGACTATGCGATTACATGGCTGCCGTAGCATACGAATATCCCTCCGGATCCGATGCGCCTCTCACAGCAAGGAAACTCATGCAAAAGGGATACGAAGCGGTATGCGAGGATCCAAATGTGCCCGCTGGCGGCAGTACGGCTTGTGTTGCGATTGCGAGACCCGAGGGCGTCCTCGACGTGGCAAACCTTGGCGATTCGGGCTTTCTGCAGCTGCGACTAAATGCGGTGCATACATCCTCCGAGCCACAAACCCACGCGTTCAACACTCCGTTCCAGCTTTCAGTAGTCCCGCCAAGCGTTGCTGCTCGAATGGCAGCCTTTGGCGGATCGCAGCTTTGCGATTTGCCGCGGGATGCTGATGTGACACACCACCACTTGCGCCATGGAGATGTGCTGGTCTTTGCTACCGATGGCGTGCTGGACAACCTGTTTAACCAGGATATTCTCCGGATCGCTAGCAGAGTCATGACGACGAGCGGCGCATGGAACATGGCTGCCAACGAGGCCGTCACCGTAGCTGATTCTCTGGACAGTCTTACGGGAGCTCCCTATGAGAGTAAGGCAGCGGATGGCAAGACGAAAAAGGCCGTGACATTGCAAAGTCTACTTGCGACTGAATTGGTGCAGGCTGCCAAGCAGGCAAGCGTAAACACAAAAAGAGATGGGCCATTTGCCAAAGAAGTAAAGAAGTACTATCCCCATGAAAACTGGCATGGAGGTAAAGTCGACGATATCTGCGTTGTCATCGCCGTTGTCTCAGAAGATGCAGCCGGCATCAAAAGCAAGCTCTAG
- a CDS encoding uncharacterized protein (TransMembrane:5 (o57-77i157-179o191-209i216-233o239-265i)~antiSMASH:Cluster_7.1), with protein MPSSSPAPHKPRRKPKNSDNDIDKPVRVRSEALVRTPSFPLAAFLWPARTSSSQWEVLPLILMVVGLFRWAAGLWGYSGFQRPPLFGDYEAQRHWMEITAHLPISQWYFHDLEWWGLDYPPLTAYHSWALGKIGGWINPEWFALVSSRGSHDPTLKIFMRATVIVSEFLIFVPATTVFVRRFSRLNGVNNWTSNLALVAILMQPATILIDHVHFQYNTVMLGFVVASMSSMLAERYMWAAVFFVAALGFKQMALYYALSVFSYLLGRCITPRHQPQQVIWHRFSHHHLFRCAGSAPSSWRALRQASRH; from the exons ATGCCGTCCTCAAGCCCAGCGCCGCACAAGCCTCGGCGGAAGCCCAAGAACTCCGACAATGACATCGACAAGCCTGTGCGGGTGCGATCCGAGGCCCTCGTGCGCACGCCGTCGTTCCCTCTGGCAGCCTTTCTGTGGCCGGCGCGCACGTCCTCGTCCCAATGGGAGGTGCTGCCGCTGATACTGATGGTGGTAGGGCTGTTTCGATGGGCGGCCGGACTCTGGGGATACTCTG GATTCCAACGACCGCCCTTGTTTGGCGACTACGAGGCCCAGCGCCATTGGATGGAGATCACCGCGCATCTTCCGATATCTCAATGGTATTTCCACGATCTGGAGTGGTGGGGGCTCGACTATCCTCCTCTCACGGCGTATCATAGCTGGGCCCTGGGCAAGATTGGAGGCTGGATCAACCCGGAGTGGTTTGCCTTGGTGTCCTCGCGCGGCTCCCACGATCCAACGCTCAAGATCTTTATGAGAGCGACAGTCATTGTCTCCGagttcctcatcttcgttcCTGCCACCACTGTCTTTGTGCGACGATTCAGCCGGCTCAATGGGGTGAATAATTGGACGAGCAACCTGGCCCTTGTGGCTATTCTCATGCAGCCAGCGACGATTCTCATCGACCACGTTCACTTCCAGTACAACACCGTTATGCTTGGCTTCGTCGTGGCCAGCATGTCGAGTATGCTCGCCGAGAGGTACATGTGGGcagccgtcttctttgtAGCCGCCCTTGGGTTTAAACAGATGGCGCTCTACTACGCCCTTAGTGTCTTTTCGTATCTTCTGGGAAGATGCATCACCCCCCGGCATCAACCCCAGCAGGTTATTTGGCATCGCTTTAGTCACCATCATCTCTTTCGGTGTGCTGGTTCTGCCCCTAGCTCTTGGCGTGCTCTACGACAAGCATCGCGGCATTGA
- a CDS encoding uncharacterized protein (TransMembrane:6 (o41-59i66-84o110-129i136-155o167-189i201-227o)~CAZy:GT57), producing MVHRVFPFSRGLFEDKVANFWCALNAVIKLRNFPVELLQKAALGMTLLSIIPPNIVLFLRPRKSALPLAFAATAWGFFLFSWQVHEKSVLLPLMPMTLLLAGKQGMSGEVRAWVGFANLLGAWTMFPLLHRVDLRVPYTALTLLWAYLLGLPPTSWSAPFQEGQSALVQWGTALLQSTFYVTMAAWHVLEAFVVPPPGKPDLWVVANVGVGAAGFSICYLWCFWRLLRETDLLPSGGKVKAKTQ from the coding sequence ATGGTTCATCGcgtctttcccttttcccgtGGCCTTTTCGAAGACAAAGTCGCAAACTTTTGGTGCGCGCtcaacgccgtcatcaagCTGCGCAATTTCCCCGTGGAACTCCTCCAGAAAGCCGCACTCGGGATGACTCTTCTTTCCATAATCCCACCCAACATTGTGCTGTTCCTACGCCCGCGAAAGTCGGCTCTTCCGCTGGCTTTTGCAGCCACCGCATGgggtttctttctcttcagctGGCAGGTCCACGAGAAGAGCGTCCTTCTGCCCTTGATGCCGATGACGCTACTGCTAGCCGGCAAACAAGGGATGAGCGGCGAAGTCCGTGCTTGGGTGGGCTTTGCCAACcttcttggagcttggaCAATGTTCCCTTTGTTACACCGAGTCGACCTAAGGGTGCCTTATACAGCCCTCACTCTCCTCTGGGCATACCTTTTAGGCCTCCCTCCAACGTCCTGGAGTGCACCGTTCCAGGAAGGACAGTCTGCTCTTGTCCAGTGGGGCACAGCTCTGCTACAAAGCACCTTTTATGTCACCATGGCGGCGTGGCATGTCCTAGAGGCTTTTGTCGTACCGCCACCCGGCAAACCAGATCTATGGGTTGTCGCCAACGTCGGCGTAGGCGCGGCAGGTTTCTCCATCTGCTACCTTTGGTGTTTTTGGAGGTTATTACGGGAAACTGACCTCTTACCAAGTGGCGGCAAGGTCAAAGCAAAAACACAGTGA
- a CDS encoding uncharacterized protein (EggNog:ENOG41~TransMembrane:1 (o83-104i)), giving the protein MFGEKALCRAIDERASTSIVSASPSISSSTTQAQPQITSCGPASTITTTVTTTVTATAPARGKETITQSPIPQPTSGNTTAQIIGIAIGSSTIVGVVAAFFFFAGHHSSRRRPSTHDNNPNLESFRKKLDKRWKKKFSRNARSEHNGSNPAELEAAAEVRQVSMPPIRPIHGTPTILNFNLPSASSLARGVDIIRNPPSPPPTAVLQPLRVEIPPVELPTFDDPGTSPLPEYEELDAARRHPTFSWGAPEATYRPDKFPSTI; this is encoded by the exons ATGTTTGGTGAGAAGGCTTTGTGCCGAGCGATTGATGAAAGAGCATCAACATCTATTG TCTCAGCCAGCCCATCAATATCATCTTCTACTACTCAAGCTCAGCCACAAATAACGTCCTGCGGCCCAGCGTCAACTATCACAACAACAGTAACAACAACAGTAACCGCAACAGCTCCCGccagaggaaaagaaacaattaCACAATCACCCATACCGCAACCTACCTCTGGAAATACCACAGCGCAAATCATTGGCATCGCCATAGGGAGTTCCACCAtcgtcggcgtcgtcgccgccttcttcttcttcgccggccaccacagcagccgccgccgcccttcCACTCATGATAATAATCCAAACTTGGAATCTTTCAGAAAAAAGCTCGATAAACGCTGGAAAAAGAAGTTTAGCAGAAATGCACGTTCGGAGCATAACGGATCAAATCCCGCTGAGCTTGAGGCTGCGGCAGAGGTGCGACAAGTTTCTATGCCTCCGATACGGCCAATTCACGGTACGCCTACTATTCTCAATTTTAATTTGCCGTCGGCGAGCTCTCTTGCAAGAGGAGTAGATATTATACGCAA TCCACCAAGTCCACCACCTACAGCTGTGCTACAGCCCCTACGAGTTGAAATTCCTCCTGTTGAATTACCTACCTTTGACGATCCAGGAACTTCACCGCTGCCAGAATACGAAGAGCTCGATGCTGCGAGACGGCATCCGACATTCTCTTGGGGAGCGCCCGAGGCGACGTATCGCCCGGATAAATTTCCGTCTACGATTTGA
- a CDS encoding uncharacterized protein (EggNog:ENOG41): protein MLRLLSPNERKSSPPERASKPKKAAELARKEEDKAASLEKEADRLRKQLRRVEFSIKRKREQGDEGDEMREPSDDSSDDEPEVMSSRTQTAPPPSSSAKKADITRHCKYYSTGGTCGKKGKCRFVHDPQAREAAIKEREANNGRLTIQQRLILNDKEQEDLAILQSIQYLREKGLMNTAGASAAAPLSNEEKKLAAKSASTSTPVPTSTLTSTSAPASVSTLPPSTSSLPAIPPQPAKREPPRRSNPPPSIIPTANSISAQGVKHYQGWLLKPYGSSSGKQSRSDDLP, encoded by the coding sequence ATGTTGCGGCTTTTATCGCCGAACGAAAGAAAAAGTTCCCCACCAGAGCGCGCATCGAAGCCAAAAAAGGCCGCCGAGTTGGcgcgaaaagaagaggacaagGCTGCCTCTCTAGAGAAGGAAGCTGATAGATTGAGAAAGCAACTGCGAAGAGTCGAGTTTTCCATTAAGAGAAAGCGAGAGCAGGGTGATGAGGGTGACGAAATGCGGGAGCCCTCTGATGACTCGTCTGACGATGAGCCAGAAGTCATGTCTAGCCGCACTCAAACCGCACcacctccctcttcctcagccAAGAAGGCTGATATCACTAGGCATTGCAAATATTATTCTACCGGTGGAACTTGcgggaagaagggcaagtGCCGCTTCGTCCATGATCCCCAAGCTAGAGAAGCGGCGATCAAAGAACGCGAGGCCAACAATGGTCGTTTGACTATCCAGCAGCGGTTAATCTTGAACGACAAGGAGCAAGAAGATTTGGCTATCCTTCAATCCATCCAATATCTTCGCGAGAAAGGCCTCATGAATACTGCTGGAgcttcggcggcggctccCCTCAGTaacgaagaaaagaaactcGCAGCCAAGTCCGCTTCCACATCCACACCAGTGCCCACATCTACGCTCACTTCGACATCTGCGCCCGCTTCTGTTTCTACGCTGCCACCTTCTACGTCCAGCCTCCCTGCTATCCCACCACAGCCCGCTAAGCGCGAACCACCTCGCAGAAGCAACCCGCCTCCCTCCATCATCCCCACCGCTAATAGTATCAGCGCTCAGGGGGTGAAGCACTATCAGGGCTGGCTCCTGAAACCGTACGGAAGCTCAAGTGGGAAGCAGTCACGGAGCGATGATTTACCTTGA
- a CDS encoding uncharacterized protein (EggNog:ENOG41), with amino-acid sequence MLMQRPPPPPVAARHPESSHGQYPRRGRGGHRDGHGKGRGSHHSHHHGANDKPRLPKPSNNNLDNASKPDKSESPSVGKKKKRKTNTLGLTPGVDSETEDDEGEEKTLTELIGQETLK; translated from the coding sequence ATGCTTATGCAGCGCCCCCCGCCTCCTCCCGTTGCCGCTCGTCACCCAGAATCTTCACACGGCCAGTATCCTCGCCGAGGACGTGGTGGGCACAgagatggccatggcaaggGGCGGGGTAGCCATCACTCCCATCATCATGGGGCCAACGATAAGCCACGCCTACCAAAGCCGTCCAATAATAATTTGGATAACGCTTCAAAGCCTGACAAGTCCGAGTCTCCTTCAGTtggtaaaaagaagaagagaaagaccaATACGCTGGGCCTAACCCCAGGAGTTGACTCGGAaacagaagatgatgagggggaggagaagaCCCTCACCGAGCTAATTGGTCAAGAAACTCTCAAGTGA
- a CDS encoding uncharacterized protein (EggNog:ENOG41) — MSTYNYAPPPPPPPTSGGASFGQSSSAPYGQSRGGGSGSRRGGHYHGGRGDYHNSQPRYEYTGQPYPAQHAVPYGSSHPPANSYPAAQPQWTPDHGHAPAHHAHPHAPVPLSATNYHPNYAPQPYAPSQYPQQAPYAAPQPYPYQAPPSSTQPGAVERSSGSSDIRE, encoded by the coding sequence ATGTCGACGTACAATTACGCACCACCTCCCCCTCCGCCTCCCACCTCCGGCGGCGCCAGCTTCGGGCAGTCGAGTTCGGCCCCGTATGGCCAGAGTCGCGGTGGTGGATCAGGCAGTCGTCGAGGCGGCCACTATCACGGAGGCCGTGGCGACTATCACAACTCGCAGCCGCGATACGAATACACTGGGCAGCCATACCCAGCCCAACACGCAGTGCCTTACGGCAGCTCTCACCCGCCGGCGAACAGCTATCCGGCTGCTCAGCCGCAGTGGACTCCAGACCATGGCCATGCTCCCGCACACCACGCACATCCGCATGCTCCTGTACCGCTCTCCGCAACAAACTATCACCCAAACTATGCTCCCCAGCCTTATGCTCCGTCTCAATACCCCCAGCAGGCCCCTTATGCTGCCCCTCAGCCTTACCCCTATCAagcccccccctcctccaccCAGCCAGGCGCAGTGGAGCGGTCAAGCGGCTCATCAGACATACGGGAATAG
- a CDS encoding uncharacterized protein (BUSCO:EOG092D44MC), translating to MFILTKFSDLVQISPEDFSKHSIVAIEDNINAKYANKVVQKIGLCISLYDVLWTSEGLIGHGTGLVNVNVEFRMIVFRPFKGEVMLGRIRSSTPSGIHLRTDFFDDIFVPYEELPQGAEYNHSEQIWIWNFDEERLFYDNHEMVRFQVIDEEWHDQTPAGPTAAEDTPAKTPYKIKGSMAAEGLGVCLWWDGA from the exons ATGTTTATCCTG ACCAAATTTTCCGATCTGGTGCAGATCTCTCCAGAAGACTTCTCAAAACACAGCATCGTGGCAATAGAGGATAACATTAATGCAAAGTACGCAAACAAG GTGGTTCAAAAAATCGGACTATGTATATCATTATACGACGTCTTATGGACGTCTGAGGGTCTGATAGGCCATGGAACAGGCTTGGTCAATGTCAATG TCGAGTTTCGAATGATAGTCTTTAGACCTTTCAAGGGCGAGGTCATGCTTGGCAGAATACGCAGCTCGACTCCTTCTGGAATACACTTGAGAACAGACTTCTTTGACGACATCTTCGTGCCATATGAGGAGCTACCCCAGGGGGCTGAATA TAATCATAGCGAGCAAATTTGGATATGGAACTTTGATGAAGAACGCCTATTTTACGATAACCATGAAATGGTTCGTTTCCAGGTTATCGACGAAGAATGGCACGACCAAACCCCTGCCGGGCCTACTGCAGCTGAAGACACGCCGGCAAAGACTCCCTACAAGATCAAGGGCAGCATGGCGGCTGAAGGTCTCGGAGTATGCTTATGGTGGGATGGTGCTTAA
- a CDS encoding uncharacterized protein (EggNog:ENOG41~TransMembrane:3 (o15-37i127-148o179-198i)~BUSCO:EOG092D3UQ8) encodes MAQIPAQTLHRDPQLFYWILIPITIVMVLTGVLRHYASVLMTTTPKKADIKTIREQRALAHGANLRNNYHVLSRKAFETRRDFLIDGFESGAYLKNPQQKGQPPANPLSDPNAMEGMMGMMKNNMAMIIPNTLIMSWVNAFFSGYVIMKLPFPITIKFKSMLQAGVQTKDMDPRWMSSISWYFLCIFGLQFVYVFLLGSDNAASQIAQQMQAQQMPVGPMAPGQDPSKMFKAEAENLAVIEHYSVLDGVEERLLERIKV; translated from the exons ATGGCGCAAATTCCAGCCCAGACCCTGCACAGGGACCCCCAGCTCTT CTACTGGATCCTGATCCCCATCACCATTGTCATGGTCCTGACAGGCGTCCTCCGCCACTATGCGTCCGTCCTCATGACAACCACCCCGAAGAAGGCCGACATCAAGACCATCCGCGAGCAGCGTGCTCTCGCCCACGGCGCCAACCTGAGGAACAACTACCACGTTCTGTCGCGCAAGGCCTTTGAGACTCGCCGAGACTTTTTGATTGATGGATTTGAATCCGGTGCCTACTTGAAGAACCCGCAGCAAAAGGGCCAGCCTCCGGCGAACCCGCTGTCGGATCCGAATGCCATGGAGGGCATGATGGGCATGATGAAGAACAACATGGCCATGATTATCCCCAACACATTGATCATGAGCTGGGTCAATGCCTTTTTCAGCGGATACGTCATCA TGAAACTGCCCTTCCCCATTACCATCAAATTTAAGAGCATGCTGCAGGCTGGTGTCCAGACCAAAGACATGGACCCTCGCTGGATGTCCAGTATTAGTTGGTACTTTTTGTGTATTTTCGGTCTCCAGTTTGTCTATGTCTTTCTCCTCGGTAGCGATAATG CCGCTAGCCAAATTGCCCAGCAGATGCAGGCCCAGCAGATGCCCGTCGGCCCCATGGCCCCTGGCCAGGATCCCAGCAAGATGTtcaaggccgaggctgaaAACCTGGCTGTCATTGAGCACTACTCCGTCTTGGACGGCGTCGAGGAGCGACTCCTGGAGAGGATCAAAGTATAG
- a CDS encoding uncharacterized protein (EggNog:ENOG41~TransMembrane:2 (o40-58i70-91o)~BUSCO:EOG092D4J6A) produces the protein MAAEKISLYNLADLKNTADDAIPNYLNSLKFKQTHFLSDVRLGLGYTAFVICAACFAWDYKLGFEDTKIYTAIAVGLYTLLNGALTFWMMFVEKGVVYQGTTPSGEKVTWKPCHETTPVQQLTRESHQITVVSTTKKLDPTYRLSITITDKSAKSRIIEVAKPFASFFDESGYFVAVPFQQILATSVPVIGKLDPRRIKSESQDMLNANPELLDAILAANNGAATGVDASEGGRQRKA, from the exons ATGGCTGCAGAAAAGATTTCGCTATACAATCTCGCCG ATCTCAAGAACACGGCCGACGATGCGATTCCCAACTACCTCAACTCTCTAAAATTCAAGCAGACACATTTCCTGAGCGACGTGCGGCTGGGACTGGGATACACTGCGTTCGTCATCTGCGCGGCATGTTTCGCATGGGACTACAAGCTGGGCTTTGAGGACACCAAGATCTACACAGCCATCGCGGTGGGCCTCTACACGCTTCTAAACGGTGCTCTGACATTCTGGATGATGTTTGTGGAAAAGGGCGTGGTATACCAGGGGACCACGCCGTCTGGAGAAAAGGTAACTTGGAAGCCATGCCATGAAACGACGCCAGTGCAGCAACTAACAAGGGAATCGCATCAGATCACAGTAGTCAGCACAACAAAGAAGCTGGATCCCACGTATAGACTCTCCATTACCATCACAGACAAATCCGCCAAGTCACGCATCATCGAGGTGGCCAAGCCATTCGCCTCCTTCTTCGACGAGAGCGGCTACTTTGTGGCCGTGCCATTCCAGCAGATCCTGGCCACATCAGTCCCCGTGATCGGCAAGCTGGACCCCAGACGCATCAAGTCAGAATCCCAGGACATGCTGAATGCGAACCCTGAACTGTTGGATGCGATTCTGGCGGCGAACAACGGCGCAGCTACGGGAGTAGACGCATCAGAAGGAGGGAGGCAACGAAAGGCGTAA
- a CDS encoding uncharacterized protein (EggNog:ENOG41) has product MRIALEQLGFSNCYHMQDILENPQQEAPKWIRLIEAHFGDGKGTISKADFDAVLGHCQSCVDVPPALFGVELAAMYPEAKVIILNRAPEDWYCSVSESIMTSVRPTSRLAKLGMLFCFAFDPATRAFAQFGRAMSGLAFRYDHRTEKKKAIAWYTSTYQRFRDEIPEERRIEYEIQEGWGPLCAYLQVPVPMVRDGETGGDGGGAIPAC; this is encoded by the coding sequence ATGCGAATAGCgctcgagcagctcggctTCAGCAACTGCTACCACATGCAAGACATTCTCGAAAACCCCCAACAAGAAGCCCCCAAATGGATCCGCCTCATCGAAGCCCACTTCGGCGACGGCAAAGGCACAATCTCAAAGGCCGACTTCGACGCCGTCCTCGGCCACTGCCAGTCCTGCGTCGACGTGCCCCCGGCGCTCTTTGGCGTCGAGCTCGCAGCCATGTACCCAGAGGCAAaagtcatcatcctcaaccGCGCCCCAGAGGACTGGTACTGCAGCGTGTCCGAGTCCATCATGACGTCTGTGAGGCCGACGTCGcggctggccaagctggggATGCTCTTCTGCTTCGCATTTGACCCTGCAACGCGAGCCTTTGCGCAGTTCGGCAGGGCCATGTCTGGGCTTGCCTTTCGGTACGATCACCGcacggaaaagaaaaaggccatTGCGTGGTACACGAGCACCTACCAGCGCTTCAGGGACGAGATACCCGAGGAGCGGCGCATCGAGTACGAGATTCAGGAGGGATGGGGGCCTCTCTGCGCGTATCTCCAAGTGCCTGTTCCGATGGTGCGGGATGGAGAGACGGGGGGAGATGGTGGAGGCGCCATTCCCGCGTGCTAA